In the genome of Oncorhynchus mykiss isolate Arlee chromosome 30, USDA_OmykA_1.1, whole genome shotgun sequence, the window AGTCTTCTGCAAAGCCAGGATGGCAGTGTGTAGAGGGTAGCCCTGCTCAGTGATGGCCTCCAgtagctctctctcttcctgacttAGGGCCGTCAGCAACTCTGCAGATGAGTCACAGCCAATGCCGTGTGAGGTACGCGGACGCAGAGTCTAAAAGGAAGAAGAGTGACAGGCTAGAGTAAGGTTAAGTAGCCCGGGTGGGGTtttagtttacttcctgaattgaccaacaaaaaaaaaaaccacTCATACTTGTCTTTCCATAATAGCACTGACTGATGTTAACTATTTTATTGAGGGAAAAAGTACTTACTATAAGTGTGATATGTTACATGTATGTTGATAACcatctggataagaacgtctgccaAAATGTCAAATGTAGCCCAAGGtgtaattgaaatggaattggaaTGGAATCCTATCCCCTAATACAACCGTATaaggtgtctgtgtctgtctatcacAGAGCAGAGGGATGTCATGTTTTGACCTAACAACAACACTAGCCACACAGACCTGGGAATAGGCTATACTTACAGTCTGCCTGTTGTTCTTGATTTCAGGGCCAGCTGAAGCGGGTCGTTGTGGCTGCTGTGGGGTCACGGAGTTTTTCCTTCCCGTTGACCACAAAGAACGCTGCCTCTTTCTGCTATAGTGCCTCTGATCGCCATGGCACTGGGGACTGCTAGCCTGACCATGGCACTGGGGACTGCTGGCCTGACCATGGCACTGGGGACTGCTAGCCTGACCATGACACTGGGGACTGCTAGCCTGACCATGGCACTGGGGACTGCTGGCCTGACCATGGCACTGGGGACTGCTGGCCTGACCATGGCACTGAGGGCTACCGGCCCGCACAAAAGACTCTTCCAGGCCAGAGGACGATGACACCTGCTGCTGGCTTCTGAAATCCTTCCTGCAGGGCCTCTGATCGCCATGGCACTGGGGACTGCTGTCCTGACCATGGCAAAGTGGGCTGATGGTACGCCCCTGCTCCTGTTTGAGCCCGGTGAATGACCCTTGCCTCCTGCAGTCCAGGACGGAGGAAGAGTTGGCCCTCCTGTTGCGACCCTGGTAGCCTCGACCTCCAGTGGAAGGCTGGTTAGAGTGGTGATGAGCCAAGGAAGAGCCTGAAGATCCAAGATGGTGGTCTTTGACTCTGGATAATGGGTGTTTTGGTGCAGAGCTTTGCGACCGTGGTCGTTCACCACCAGTGGAAGGCTGGTTAGAGTGGTGATGAGCCGAGGAAGATCCTGAAGATCCAAGATGGTGGTCTTTGACTCTGGATAATGGGTGTTTTGGTGCAGAGCTTTGCGACCGAGGCCGTTCACCACCGTGATAGGCTCCACGGTGTGTCTTTGAGTCTGAGGCGTTATCTTCAGTGGAGGAGCCCTCGTCATCTTCTGAGTAGCCAGCTTCGTCTTCCGAGTCGGAGACCATTAACTTGATTTTTCGGTGGCTATGCTGGCAGcggtggtgggggtggggttgagggtggtggttaaggtgaCGTGTGTCCACAGAGCTTAGGCTGTGGCTCCTTGGTCGGAGAGCAGAGCCCCGCAGATCACTGTTCCaccttaaataaaataaaactttatttacagtgcatttaaAATGACAACACACTTTACAGTAAAACGATAGAAATTAAGACAGCACAAACAAATCTGGGACCCAGGCTAAATTCGTGTGATTAAACATACTTTTAATTATTTTAGACAAGAAAAATAGATATAAGAAGAACACAAAAACACCTGCTGGCC includes:
- the LOC110522705 gene encoding filaggrin-2-like, with protein sequence MSVCVGGFSCSGYTDRMTSLEEVPFKSPLGPLQELGPLGGEIELVTAPEFTIPDHLQILQDTEYEFTLENWVMSALHGGCCRPWDAPPPSCPPYWLMFSSPQERRSASRWNSDLRGSALRPRSHSLSSVDTRHLNHHPQPHPHHRCQHSHRKIKLMVSDSEDEAGYSEDDEGSSTEDNASDSKTHRGAYHGGERPRSQSSAPKHPLSRVKDHHLGSSGSSSAHHHSNQPSTGGERPRSQSSAPKHPLSRVKDHHLGSSGSSLAHHHSNQPSTGGRGYQGRNRRANSSSVLDCRRQGSFTGLKQEQGRTISPLCHGQDSSPQCHGDQRPCRKDFRSQQQVSSSSGLEESFVRAGSPQCHGQASSPQCHGQASSPQCHGQASSPQCHGQASSPQCHGQASSPQCHGQASSPQCHGDQRHYSRKRQRSLWSTGRKNSVTPQQPQRPASAGPEIKNNRQTTLRPRTSHGIGCDSSAELLTALSQEERELLEAITEQGYPLHTAILALQKTGHRNPQQILSYLVASDRLCALGYEEAQVEEAMEMFQNCESKAGEFLQLLAQFNEMGFQQSAIKEVLLVHENHRERALEDLMTQHN